A window of Emcibacter sp. SYSU 3D8 genomic DNA:
TTTCGTCGGCGGCGGCATAGAGGCCTTCCATCCGGGCGACCATGTCCAGGTCCGCGTTCAGCATCTGCCCGACCGTGTAGTCCTCGAACGCCGCGTCGAAATAGACGTCGCTCTCGCCCGTGTCCGCCAGGATATGGAACTCGTGGCTCATGTTGCCACCAATGGCGCCCGGATCGGCATGAACCGGCACGGCCCGCAGGCCCATGCGCGCGAAGGTGCGAAGATAGGCGACGAACATGGTCAGGTACGACCGGCGCGCGCCCTCCTTGTCCAGGTCGAACGAATAGGCGTCCTTCATCAGGAACTCGCGGCCGCGCATCACGCCGAAGCGCGGGCGGATCTCGTCCCGGAACTTCCACTGGATATGATAGAGGTTCTTCGGCAGATCCCGGTACGACCGGACCGAGCTGGCGAAGATGTCCGTGATCAGTTCCTCATTGGTCGGTCCATAGAGCAGCTCGCGCTCGCCACGGTCGACGATCCGCAGCATTTCCTTGCCGTAATCGTCATAGCGGCCGCTCTTGCGCCACAGCTCGGCCGACTGGATGGTCGGCATCAGCATTTCCTGGGCGCCTGCCCGGTCCTGCTCCTCGCGCACGATCTGCTCGATGTTGCGCAGCACGCGCAATCCCAGCGGCAGCCAGGAATAGATGCCCGCCGCTGACTGGCGGACCATGCCGGCGCGCAGCATCAGGCGATGCGAGGCGATCTGCGCCTCGGTGGGAGTTTCCTTCATGGTCGGCAGGAATAGGGCGGAACGGCGCATGATGGACTGACTTGCTCCCGGCTGGCGCCGCGATCTGCGGTGATCGCGGCTTTCTTGCGGCGGACTTTAGGGCTGGTGATGGCCTAAAGCAATTGGCGGTGGGGCGACGGCGCGCACAAGTCCGCGTTGTGGTGTTTTTGCAACACGGCCTGGAAAAGTTACCTGCAACCCCGTGGAAACCGCCAACGGCCGATGACATGCCCAGTGGAATCACCTACATTTCCATCAACAACGAAGCGCAGCAGAAATCAAACAATAGCCGCGCAAGGCAAACAGGCACCGAGCAACTGCGGAGTGGTCCAAGTTTGGGGAGTTAAAGTTCCTTGGGAGGGGACTTAACTAACATAGAACGGCGAAATAGCCGACTACTAAGAATTATCGACGATCTCGAGAAGCAAGGCTCCAACGAGCCTTGCTTTTTTCTTGTGCGTTACGCAGCCAAGCGGCGCGGTCAATCCGGGCGATTGAAATCCGGCCGCAGCGTGATCAGCCCGGAACCCTGCAGCCAGTAGTAGCCGCCCCACAGGACAGCCGCGATCACGCTCGCGGCCAGCACCTTGCGCCACATATAGGGTCTGATGGGCGCGCTATCGGCATGTCCCGCCTCGCTTTCGGTGCCCTCGTCGGCATGGGTCTTCACGCCTATGGGCAGCATGGTGAAGAACACCACCCACCACATCACGACATAGACGACGATGCCGCTGACAAGTCCCATCGGCGGGCCCCGCTCAGATTTGCTCGATTTCG
This region includes:
- the proS gene encoding proline--tRNA ligase, translated to MRRSALFLPTMKETPTEAQIASHRLMLRAGMVRQSAAGIYSWLPLGLRVLRNIEQIVREEQDRAGAQEMLMPTIQSAELWRKSGRYDDYGKEMLRIVDRGERELLYGPTNEELITDIFASSVRSYRDLPKNLYHIQWKFRDEIRPRFGVMRGREFLMKDAYSFDLDKEGARRSYLTMFVAYLRTFARMGLRAVPVHADPGAIGGNMSHEFHILADTGESDVYFDAAFEDYTVGQMLNADLDMVARMEGLYAAADEKHDAAACPIPADRLRQRKGIEVGHIFYFGTKYSEPMGASVTSSTGESVAVEMGSYGVGVSRLVGAIIEASHDEKGIVWPESVAPYKVVLINLRHGDADCTAAADGLYERLQNAGIDTLYDDRDERPGVKFADADLIGVPWQVVIGPRGVKAGVVEFKNRATGETLEITPEAALDRLSAKA
- a CDS encoding DUF1467 family protein; the protein is MGLVSGIVVYVVMWWVVFFTMLPIGVKTHADEGTESEAGHADSAPIRPYMWRKVLAASVIAAVLWGGYYWLQGSGLITLRPDFNRPD